One Vicia villosa cultivar HV-30 ecotype Madison, WI linkage group LG5, Vvil1.0, whole genome shotgun sequence genomic window, gaagaagattctaaaaacaagaacatgtgattatgtaatgattacatttgtgaatttatggcaaattgatgaatcacccaaggaatcttctcaccaaccaattggagctcatttctggctcagaattgtcccctaagatcaagcaaaatcgagggctaggggattgatcaaatggaatcaaaattctcatcattgcataagagatatttgcaaacttccttcatggccaagaaaaccaaatcaacctcactaagcaagctcactcctctgcaactatactgaaccatttgcctataaataggagagcatacctcagtagaaaaacacaccaaagcaacaaaattcttgctttctctcttctttctccatacttaaggttttcaaaggttctttggcaagaagactcggattcttcaaaccaaagctcttcctttggaattaagtattcaaacacattaggggagtcatttggaggtgatccagacctctgaaacacttctgtgagtgaggaatcatcatctgcacctctcacttggagctgttgcagttggggtcgagcaagaggttctgggtactttcaatccaagctaagcatctcaacaccttccaggaggatcactgaagctatctggatcgttgcaacaactctgcaacacactttgatcagagccagatcttcatttttcaggtaagtttccaaagcttcaaactctatgattcacgcatgataaattaaaaatgaagttaccagttggtttctgcaccttcatagatcattagccctcaatcaattgcatcaaaacatgcatatatagcatttcatgtttaatttcagttttagggttcttagtgttcatgcttgcgaattttatgttacacttagaataaatgagaTTAAAGGACGccatcataatcctcgtccaaaaacgagcaaaatccatgtttacatctttaagtttggttgagaaacgaaggagatagcaaattcaaaaaatctgaagcttgaggttgaagatgaagatggtggcgccatttttttgaatttcccagacttaagtttattttattttgtatgatgggtatgttatctacgaattcatcgtagtgtcccaatggttacagcgcgcgtccaaaagccttgccttgccttaggtctggggttcgatccccccctcagaccttttgttcattttatttttccaactcatttaatgccttgctttcacatataatcatatgggctctttccttaaacaggccacgcgcgtggcccagttggtatttgttttgtttggtaaccaagagggcgtgagttcaactcttggtgagaccaaaccatatttttactactattttttcttcattttttttatcaactttacacaattatttaacctatcaaattaaatcattttcacttcatttttcacacacttgttatttaatatacttattttgtgaataatcaaaaaaatcataaaaatattatttatttcatgtattttaattaggtttaaaatagtatgtttttaagtgttttcttaaatactttaaatatatattaccatttttattttaacctattttatgaataagtttatgataaaaccctaattgtttaggtcttaattaggcatagatctttattctttaccttaattaagttgatttttttgtcaattttcaaagctattttcaatctccgaataaatcaaatgattaaggttttcaaacaacaaaaccttatatcatttcaaatcattttcaaaattacTGTCATAatcagtactgtaaagtactgggcctctaatagagtgtaagtcccaaaaaccttctcttcttagcttgttttcaaaactgtattttcaaaatcttctttctgttttcaaaacattcttctggtatttgaagggcattattcccggtgaaactcttcagatacctatgtgacctttgtccatcttcacttcttctgttttcaaaaaaccattaactgtttatcatatatatattcaactgttatcaacaaaacaacaaaaatactgttgaggctctgtacatacttctccaaaggcctccactccatccaggttaggctttacaagctttcaatttacagtctttatttaaattgctgtcaaatataaactgtgcatatatattagtttagaactacgtttgagtataaaccctaggacagttaagctatatatatatattataggaatatgacctaggattgagaatgtcttcccggtgaaggctctttcctaattagagatctgtagttcaaacccccaagatgaattattcccggtgaaacatcttggtaaaaaccttagaatccaaataataggatacatccacccaaagaggaattattcccggtgaaacctcttacccatttgcttagagccaaaataagttcaaaaccacatagctttctcttgtgctataacaaggaccctcgattagcctcctcttgggctttgtacaaggacccacaggcttcttaaaagcatttccagcttcctcttgagcttgtatacaagggcccatcaggtttcttataaacataggaacaggtctttagtcaccttttagcctaccctggtgaatttcttccaatttaaaccagaccttaaacaagctaagtttgtctcaattctacattgagtacaccttttggaatgagagacatggacagtctctgtcacccttatcttcatcaatcttccttagcagagtctaggatctatgtttacttctcctcagcatgtgtcagtcttcatcttgggctttaaacaagaagtctccattagataatctttctgccagtcatttcaacaaaatccctggaaagggttagcttccaaaaatcattccttcatttcaaacaaaaacccctggaaagggttagcctccaaagtcaattaataaaaatgtcaaaaaaataaataaataaggattcattctcttaggagataatttccccaaaaagagtcaaaacccctggaaagggtcagcctccaaaaaaaacatgataaaatcagtcttttaatagacaaattcaccagctgagtcaaaatccctggaaagggttagcttccaaagaaaaacagtctttcaataaataaaatctcctcagtagagtcaaaaccaacaaaaacagttagcctcaaccttgggcttcatacaaggcacccaaacaataaaactcccctgtcaagagtcagcctcaaccttgggcattgtacaaggcagataatagagtctccccagtgagttctccatcactcagtagccacaaccttgggctttgtacaaggcagataaaccatactttcatgtgtcaaagattcctaacacctaggatcttttcccatagagtcatccatactcagtttatttaagagtctgccacaaccttgggctttgtacaaggcagaaaataatgttttccctagctagagtcagccacaaccttgggctttgtacaaggcacataaaaatagagtcattcattcaattatcctcagcagttagccacaaccttgggctttgtacaaggcacataaatagagtctccctaagtagagtcagcctctattctgggctttgtacagaacacaaaaataccctgtaattaatccctagtggagtcatctcccagagtcaataataattaattaatcaatcaaaaagcctcaagcttgggcctcatacaagccagctaaagtcaaatcttttatacagtagatagacatagcttatctctatagagagatatttttactactctaccacattcaaacaaacattacatttcatttcaattttaatcaagtctcccatttaggattttgaaaggcatgaactggcagtaaaacccagacatgtggtaactttccctaatttggatgagcatttttctttcatttaagaggcatttgactggtatacttgcacatacacaagtaaggtccccctcttgaatgaaatgaattcagttattctatcactcctttaaatgtttgtggtagaatagtacaaatacctctctgtagagatgatttcatgtctctttactgtaaacagagatttaattcaagcttcaaccttgagcttcaagcaaggcaccaaaaacaattaatttccctagttagttccccgaactacattaagctctgacttccactagggatatgtaggcatgaggttcacaaggaatctcagcgagctaataaaataccaaaaatagtcagtctgtctatctgtctgtctttctttaatcaattcaattccttctcctaacacaaaggagaaactttcccaatcattagcagcaaacacaatcacaatgacacagagaaggttcctgtagagtactacagatatgtagggtgtttaaacacttccctatgtataaccgaccccccggactccagaatttctagtctaggtgaaatccccacacttagcaaactcctagggtttagttgagatctttttttccctttcctactcgtaggaccaataagaaagttcgtgtgatatcgtaggaagaactgaaataaaattcatcccaccacgggcgcattctccttccaaatttcgcgtgaagggtttagcgtgccgtcctcccaagtgaaacggggaggtaaagaaaacgacaccacactaatGCATCAAAATTATTGTCTTTGCCGCACAACTTACAGAGCCTAGAAATTGAGGGATGTGCATCATTGGGTGTCCTTCCAGATGATTTGCTAGATGGAGCACCCGATCTTAAAGAATTGCAATTGATCGATTGTTCCTCTCTCATATCCATCCCTTACCTTATGTCCCTAACTATACTTTTAATATGTGGCTGTAGAAATTTGGAATTCTCTAAACGATTAGAATCAAGAGAGAAGTTTTCCTTTATTCATTGTTTGCTCATTGGGAGAAGTTGTGATTCCCTTACTACCTTGACCTTAGACTTATTCCCTAGACTCAAAATGCTTTCTATATGGATTTGCCTCAATCTTGTATCATTGAATGTTACAGGGGAAGAATACATTGGTGGTGATCTTCCACTTGAATCTTTGGACATTTTCGATTGTCCAGGATTGAAGTCTTTTCCTGATGAAAGATTCCATACACCAAAGCTACATACCATGAGCCTTTCCAGTTACAAGAGTCTATGTGAACTCCCAAAATTCATGAATTCACCTGCATCTCTCCGGACATTAAGTTTAGCCAGATGTCCAAATATTGAAATTTTTCCAGATGGGGGTTTGCCTTCAAGCTTATTTGCACTCTCTATTACAGATTGTGACAAGCTGACACCGCAACAAGATTGGGGATTGGAAAATACCAAGTCTCTGGATCGTTTTAATATCAAAGGTTGTATAGGCTTGGAGTCATTTCCAGAGGAGAAGCTGCATCTTAGAAACATATTCTTTCTGCATATAAGCAATTTGAAGGGTCTCAAAAAACTGGACGACAAGGGCTTTCAACATCTGAATGCTCTGCGGGAACTTGCAGTTAGTGGTTGCGACGAGCTGTGTCACTTACCTGAACAAGGGCTTCCTTCCTCCCTAGTCCGACTCTATGTCAAGGATTGCCCAAAGCTGACTCCATCACTTAAACCCACAGTAAGAAAGTGCTGGAACAAGGTGGCTCATATCCAATATATTGAAATTGATGACCAAATATATGGGGAACCCCAATCTTTTTGCTATGTAAGCTTGTCACAATCTGTAATAGAGACTTTTTGAGCTTAAAATAGAGTAGCAGTTTGAATATGTTAGGTTAGGTCGAAGTAAACTTGGCATTGTCATAAATTTGGCATTGTCATAAAGTTAAGTTTGAGTTTTAATTTGTCatagatttttgttttgttttgagtttgattttttatttttattttgctatGGTCGTTAATTTGTcatagttattattaaaaaaccAAATATATATGATTTTGATCGGGACCAGTCCAATTAATTTGAAGACTCtgttctaatttaaaaaataatctaaattttataaaaaaatatatataattttaataattaaaataatgcacaaaaaaataaaattatatacaaCCAAATGAAGCACACAAAAAATGTAAAGTATTCTTtaaactataaaaatcatttcatACAACTTAAACTATCTAACTATTTAAAAAAGCCTTCATACAACcattttttgaagcaaattcatcaattaagtcttcatattttattacttttaaaatatcattttcaaCTGATATTAATGTCAATTCATTAAGTCTTTCTTGTGACATGGTAAACCGCAAGTAAAGTCTTTAACAACTTCAATTTTGAAAAATTTTATTTCTGTAGAAGCAATCTCACAATAATAGTCAATAAAATTCTATATTCAATAACTATATTAGGAAAACAATCCAAACCTTTCAaaaataagaatatatatatatatatatatatatatatatatatatatatatatatatatataagtaggtCTTTTGATTTTCTTGAGACAATATTATTGTAACACCttaaattctacccgaaaatatcataCGAGAAattagagtattttaaaaactattcaACAAGCATTTgagatatcacatttacttcatataaacaactcataaacagatacatagcactttaatctcagagaagcacagaACAACTTATAatagctcttagacaaaccaattAATTcggctttataaacaaatcatcttatttaatcggaaacaacttcaaacatcatagtacgtctcattatccaatttggaactcaacaactagaacatgaacaacatagaaacaacaatatagacaaccccccgagtgctacgtatcagagcgacacaccaaccggaCACGATGAAACTATAAACTTCCATAGCTATACTTGAGtatctgcccatttcccatggtagggaaaacatcagtagaaggggtgagatatcaaacattataaaggaaagtatgataatacatatatcaAAGGTaagatcatacacaattcaccacttctcaatataagcaatttgcatcacaataataatgttaactatcaactataacaatgtattcaagtttacaagtatgtcattcaagcacataagaacatacacttcataatcacaatagaagttaatacaactatcaacaatggcaaaacatggttcatatattccacgaatatacatatatcattaatacatatatattcgcattctcatcatatatgtttcattcacATATATCACATCTACACACATCAACGATTCATATCAACTGAATTCAACTTCGCAAACTATGCATTCACACATCATAGCATTCACTTCATTAACACAACAATTCAAAATGCACCTCAATATGCTActcaaactatgcatatgcatgtggtaccattggagtaaactccCAATTCTATCAATTGCCAGTAATTCTGAGGCAAACAACTCTATCATCTTTGCCATTAAAGGCCAACTCTAACAATGTTATGCTATGCGACACAATCATGCAACATCCACaagtacaacaacaacaacttaaacacacaacaacaataacttaaacatgcatcaattataTCAACTTAAATCAACACTGGTCATTCGACCTACAACTCAAACAAGTCCATATATTTGGACGATTCAACCTATTCAACATTGGCTATAGGCATACAACTTTATCAACGCATCaacaagttataataacaacaactcaacaataacaacatatttaacttcacaatacatcatcatcatataatcatcCTCGTCATAACAACAGCTATTCATCATAAAGAGCATACATCATATTATTTCGAACATAATCATTTCCAACTATACAACAATattcacaccgttcaactttagccaTAGGTTCACAACACGACTTAACAAGTTCATAGCAACATATATGCAATATTAAAATTTGCTAGGATTCACACCATAAGGCTATCCACATAACAatgcataataataatcatattagCAACCACAACATTATCCGCAACAAATGCatccaaaccaaaatcataatttgGTTCAATTTGCAAAATAATCACAATATGCCAATATATCAAGTAAACCAATTCAActtccaattaacatttaactaatttagatatcatgttaattatcaaaacgacatcattgacatagcaatatattattctcaacgtaaatattcaaccaaaacactaTTAtggtcaatttctcaaaataccgtaattaacagataaaccgaataatttatccaagtctaagtattttccaataaaatagacttattgaaattaattcaactattaattaaatcaaccaattaataatcatattatattaattcaattcacttctatttctattccatttctaATTCTACAATAAAACCCATTATTTGACTATCAATAGTTTACCCACAACAATCTAATACATAAAGATCAACAATTGCAcataacttatcacatttatatcatcacattccaacaaaccatcaaattcccgaaattgcaacatagaagaacatggatatcaagtaTAGAATCTATACAcccctttatcatgaaagaacttcattcttaccttggtaaatatggactctttcaccatagctcgaagcttttctccaaaaaaatcctttctaacatc contains:
- the LOC131604636 gene encoding putative disease resistance protein At3g14460, with translation MVRVWGTEIVGISFSTLTHCNSFCLSTKVSKQRQAREGSMFCCSSLPFLVVNFYLEMLQLVCKFNAKLVSQERMRSACARNRLPLNPTSWDITRFLKLQKHCIGLISHQVETDISSIREETDQQSSLSVAQATAPVLPLTNTLDIREETPSIDSSDDQETIFDTLCVSNASKLLSLPHNLQSLEIEGCASLGVLPDDLLDGAPDLKELQLIDCSSLISIPYLMSLTILLICGCRNLEFSKRLESREKFSFIHCLLIGRSCDSLTTLTLDLFPRLKMLSIWICLNLVSLNVTGEEYIGGDLPLESLDIFDCPGLKSFPDERFHTPKLHTMSLSSYKSLCELPKFMNSPASLRTLSLARCPNIEIFPDGGLPSSLFALSITDCDKLTPQQDWGLENTKSLDRFNIKGCIGLESFPEEKLHLRNIFFLHISNLKGLKKLDDKGFQHLNALRELAVSGCDELCHLPEQGLPSSLVRLYVKDCPKLTPSLKPTVRKCWNKVAHIQYIEIDDQIYGEPQSFCYVSLSQSVIETF